A DNA window from Mesorhizobium sp. C432A contains the following coding sequences:
- the rnr gene encoding ribonuclease R: MARRITGRSHGDPRTADTRAKVKDDYRPSRDEILRYIAENPDRAGKRDIAKAFALRGDDRIWLKDILRDLQDEGILTKERKRLARVGALSHVAVLDIFGRDGDGILLAHPAEPVGTGEPPVVSIRVSRGGNGPQPGIGDRVLAKTFPTDEATGPAYTGRVMKIFEKRTDAVLGVFRILRDGTFRIEPVERRQPELIVDKEFQNGARNGDLVEVEPARASRYGLPRAKVLAVLGSLTSEKAVSMIAIHAHDIPHIFPADVIAESEAVKPATLAHREDWRDLPLVTIDPADAKDHDDAVFATPDLDEKNPGGVIATVAIADVATYVRYGTALDREALKRGNSVYFPDRVVPMLPERISNDLCSLREGQDRPALAVRMIFAADGRKLRHTFHRVMMKSAAKLAYPQAQAAIDGLPDDKTGPILDTVLKPLWDAYAILKRGRDGRQPLELDLPERKILLKPDGTVDRVIVPERLDAHKLIEEFMIQANVAAAETLEAKKQALVYRVHDAPSLAKQESLREFLQTLGLSLARGAQMRPAQFNGILERVRGADNEGLVNEVVLRSQSQAEYSPKNIGHFGLNLKRYAHFTSPIRRYADLIVHRGLIAALGLGPGGLTQDEETRLEDVAVLISGTERRAMAAERDTVDRLIAAYLAERIDDRFDARISGVTKSGLFVQLPQFGADGFIPVSSLDGDYYIYDETARSLFGERTGKGYQLADRVEVRLIEVAPMAGAMRFEMLTDPKPLPGSKRSFHKAKGRARASQSRPGSRGRRR; the protein is encoded by the coding sequence GTGGCGCGCAGGATCACCGGTAGAAGCCACGGCGATCCGCGCACCGCCGATACCCGCGCCAAGGTCAAGGACGACTATCGCCCGTCGCGTGACGAAATCCTGCGCTACATCGCCGAGAACCCCGACCGCGCGGGAAAACGCGACATCGCCAAGGCGTTTGCCTTGCGCGGCGACGACCGCATTTGGCTGAAGGACATCCTGCGCGACCTGCAGGACGAAGGCATCCTGACCAAGGAGCGCAAACGGCTGGCCCGTGTCGGCGCCTTGTCGCATGTCGCCGTACTCGACATTTTTGGCCGCGATGGCGACGGCATCCTGCTGGCGCATCCTGCCGAGCCCGTAGGCACCGGCGAACCGCCCGTCGTCTCGATCCGCGTCTCGCGCGGCGGCAATGGCCCGCAGCCGGGCATTGGCGATCGTGTGCTGGCCAAGACCTTCCCGACCGACGAGGCGACCGGGCCTGCCTATACGGGCCGCGTAATGAAGATTTTCGAGAAGCGGACAGATGCCGTGCTGGGCGTCTTCCGTATCCTGAGGGACGGCACCTTCCGAATCGAGCCGGTCGAACGTCGCCAGCCCGAACTGATCGTCGACAAGGAATTCCAGAACGGCGCCAGGAACGGCGACCTTGTCGAGGTCGAGCCGGCGCGGGCCTCCCGGTATGGTTTGCCGCGCGCAAAAGTGCTGGCGGTGCTGGGCTCGCTGACCAGCGAAAAGGCGGTCTCGATGATCGCCATCCACGCGCACGACATTCCGCATATCTTCCCGGCCGACGTCATCGCCGAATCCGAGGCTGTAAAGCCGGCGACGCTTGCTCACCGCGAGGACTGGCGCGACCTGCCGCTGGTGACCATCGACCCGGCCGACGCCAAGGACCATGACGACGCCGTCTTCGCCACGCCCGACCTCGATGAGAAGAACCCCGGCGGCGTGATCGCCACAGTGGCGATCGCCGATGTTGCGACCTATGTCCGCTATGGCACCGCACTCGATCGCGAGGCGCTGAAACGCGGCAATTCTGTCTATTTCCCCGACCGCGTCGTGCCGATGCTGCCAGAGCGCATCTCCAACGACCTGTGCTCGCTGCGCGAAGGCCAGGACCGTCCCGCGCTTGCCGTGCGCATGATTTTTGCCGCCGATGGCCGCAAGCTGCGTCACACCTTCCACCGCGTCATGATGAAATCGGCGGCAAAGCTCGCCTATCCGCAGGCCCAGGCCGCGATAGACGGCCTTCCTGACGACAAGACCGGCCCGATCCTCGATACGGTGCTGAAGCCGCTGTGGGACGCCTACGCCATCCTGAAGCGCGGCCGCGATGGCCGCCAGCCGCTCGAGCTTGATCTGCCGGAGCGCAAGATCCTGCTCAAGCCGGACGGCACCGTCGACCGCGTCATCGTCCCGGAGCGGCTCGACGCCCACAAGCTGATCGAAGAATTCATGATCCAGGCCAATGTCGCCGCCGCCGAAACGCTGGAAGCGAAGAAGCAGGCGCTGGTCTACCGGGTCCACGATGCGCCGTCGCTGGCCAAGCAGGAATCGCTGCGCGAGTTCCTGCAGACGCTCGGCCTGTCGCTGGCGCGTGGCGCGCAGATGCGACCCGCCCAGTTCAACGGCATTCTCGAGCGCGTGCGTGGCGCCGACAATGAGGGGCTGGTCAACGAAGTGGTGCTGCGCTCGCAGAGTCAGGCCGAATATTCGCCCAAGAACATCGGCCATTTCGGCCTCAACCTGAAGCGCTACGCGCATTTCACCTCGCCGATCCGCCGCTATGCCGATCTGATCGTGCATCGCGGGCTGATTGCCGCACTTGGGCTCGGCCCTGGCGGGCTGACGCAGGACGAAGAGACGCGGCTGGAAGACGTCGCGGTGCTGATCTCCGGCACCGAGCGCCGCGCCATGGCGGCCGAGCGCGACACCGTCGACCGGCTGATCGCTGCCTACCTCGCCGAGCGCATCGACGACCGCTTCGACGCCCGCATTTCGGGCGTCACCAAATCGGGACTATTTGTCCAATTGCCGCAGTTTGGCGCAGATGGCTTCATCCCGGTGTCAAGTCTGGATGGCGATTACTATATATATGACGAAACCGCGCGATCGCTGTTCGGAGAACGCACCGGCAAGGGCTATCAGCTTGCCGACCGCGTCGAGGTTCGCCTGATCGAGGTGGCGCCTATGGCCGGCGCGATGCGTTTCGAGATGCTGACCGACCCGAAGCCCCTGCCCGGCTCCAAACGGTCGTTTCACAAGGCAAAAGGCCGCGCCCGCGCGTCGCAATCGCGCCCGGGGTCGCGCGGCAGGAGACGATAA
- a CDS encoding DUF983 domain-containing protein has translation MASEMGIQKQVFGGEHHSGRVARPLWTAMKRGALGRCPYCGEGRLFAGFTKSVDKCAACGEEFHHHRADDLPAYLVIVIVGHIVLGAFMGVEATSTLSMWQHIAIWVPLTIVLSVALLQPVKGAVIGLQWALYMHGFGGEKDGTEPHPGT, from the coding sequence ATGGCAAGCGAAATGGGAATCCAGAAGCAGGTTTTCGGCGGCGAACATCATTCGGGCCGAGTCGCCCGCCCGCTGTGGACGGCGATGAAGCGCGGCGCCCTTGGCCGCTGCCCGTATTGCGGCGAAGGCAGGTTATTCGCCGGCTTCACCAAAAGCGTCGACAAATGCGCCGCGTGCGGTGAGGAGTTCCACCACCACCGCGCCGACGACCTGCCCGCTTATCTCGTCATCGTCATCGTCGGCCACATCGTTCTCGGCGCCTTCATGGGCGTCGAGGCGACGTCGACGCTCTCCATGTGGCAGCACATCGCCATTTGGGTGCCGTTGACCATCGTGCTGTCGGTCGCTCTGCTGCAACCGGTCAAGGGCGCCGTCATCGGACTGCAATGGGCGCTCTATATGCACGGCTTCGGCGGCGAAAAAGACGGCACCGAGCCGCATCCCGGAACCTAG
- a CDS encoding NUDIX hydrolase: MEGMTKAEVSRMDRGAAAHSGLPIRPRDAATLILLDREGDEILVLMGRRHAGHAFMPGKFVFPGGRTDSADSRIAVATPLLPEEEARLTAGVGRISPSRARAIALSAIRETYEEAGLLIGHKGSFATDKRDWQGFVEHGVQPSLAPLRFIARAITPPNRVRRFDTRFFSAWRSDVAVELPGGGPTNELEELVWLPLAKAREADIPDITRTILQELETRLAGDPRLRPGGSVPFYRLVRNRFVREIL, from the coding sequence ATGGAAGGTATGACCAAGGCGGAAGTCAGCAGGATGGACCGTGGCGCAGCCGCCCACAGCGGCCTGCCCATACGCCCGCGCGATGCCGCCACCCTGATCCTGCTCGACCGCGAGGGCGACGAGATTCTGGTGCTGATGGGCCGGCGCCATGCAGGCCACGCCTTCATGCCCGGCAAGTTCGTCTTTCCCGGCGGCCGCACCGATTCGGCCGACAGCCGCATTGCCGTTGCCACCCCATTGCTTCCGGAGGAAGAAGCCAGGCTGACCGCCGGCGTCGGCCGCATCAGCCCGTCGCGGGCCCGTGCCATCGCGCTCTCGGCCATCCGCGAGACTTATGAGGAAGCCGGCCTGCTCATCGGCCACAAAGGCTCGTTCGCAACCGACAAACGCGACTGGCAGGGCTTTGTCGAGCACGGCGTCCAGCCTTCGCTGGCGCCGCTGCGCTTCATTGCCCGCGCCATCACCCCGCCCAATCGCGTGCGTCGTTTCGACACCCGCTTCTTCAGCGCCTGGCGCAGCGATGTCGCCGTGGAACTGCCGGGTGGCGGCCCGACCAATGAGCTGGAAGAACTGGTCTGGCTGCCGCTCGCCAAGGCTAGAGAGGCCGATATCCCCGACATCACCCGAACGATCTTGCAGGAGCTGGAGACGCGGCTTGCCGGCGATCCGCGCCTGCGACCCGGTGGGTCCGTGCCGTTCTACCGGCTTGTCCGCAACCGCTTCGTTCGCGAAATTCTTTAG
- a CDS encoding MFS transporter: MTVDTQQEGDERVHWLPMIAAISSISVVGIAIGLGMPLLSVILESRGHSASMIGLNTAVAGLASIAGAPLATPLAMRFGVAWTMIAMIAAGALAFVGFHFAPDFWMWFPLRIVLHIALTVLFILSEFWISTSAPPRRRGLVLGIYATVLSLGFAAGPWIFAYIGSTGFLPFGVIIVLVALAAIPVLAARNESPTIVVDGETSNFLRYIWLVPTATAAVLVFGAVETGGFALFPVYGNRIGYSEADAALLLTMIGLGNVLLQIPIGMISDRVSDRRYLLLACATVGLAGTIFMPFFAGNWHLMAALLFVWGGVVAAMYTIGLAHLGSQLSGHELASANAAFVLCYGVGMVLGPQAIGIGMDAFGPSGFGWSLGLFFAAYIALVSARLIRKIW, from the coding sequence ATGACGGTCGATACCCAGCAAGAGGGCGACGAGCGCGTACATTGGCTACCGATGATCGCCGCGATCTCGTCGATCAGCGTCGTCGGCATCGCCATAGGCCTCGGCATGCCGCTGCTCAGCGTTATTCTCGAGAGCCGCGGCCACTCGGCATCGATGATCGGCCTCAACACCGCGGTCGCCGGCCTCGCCTCGATCGCCGGCGCCCCGCTGGCCACGCCGCTGGCGATGCGCTTCGGCGTCGCCTGGACGATGATCGCCATGATCGCCGCCGGCGCGCTCGCCTTTGTCGGCTTCCACTTCGCGCCGGACTTCTGGATGTGGTTCCCACTACGCATCGTGCTGCACATCGCGCTGACGGTGCTGTTCATCCTGTCGGAATTCTGGATCAGCACCTCGGCGCCGCCGCGACGGCGCGGCCTGGTGCTCGGCATCTACGCCACCGTGCTGTCGCTCGGCTTCGCCGCCGGGCCATGGATCTTCGCCTATATCGGCAGCACCGGCTTCTTGCCGTTCGGCGTCATCATCGTCCTGGTCGCGCTGGCCGCAATCCCGGTGCTGGCCGCACGGAATGAAAGTCCCACAATCGTGGTTGACGGCGAAACCAGCAACTTCCTGCGCTATATCTGGCTGGTGCCGACAGCTACCGCCGCCGTGCTGGTGTTCGGCGCTGTCGAGACCGGCGGCTTTGCGCTGTTCCCCGTCTATGGCAACCGCATCGGCTATTCCGAGGCGGATGCAGCCCTCCTGCTCACCATGATCGGCCTCGGCAACGTGCTGTTGCAGATCCCTATCGGTATGATCAGCGACCGCGTCTCAGACCGCCGCTATCTGCTTTTGGCCTGCGCCACGGTCGGACTTGCCGGCACCATCTTCATGCCGTTCTTCGCCGGCAATTGGCACCTGATGGCGGCGCTTCTGTTCGTCTGGGGCGGCGTGGTGGCCGCCATGTACACGATCGGCCTTGCCCATCTGGGCTCGCAGCTCTCCGGCCATGAACTGGCCTCGGCCAACGCCGCCTTCGTGCTCTGCTACGGCGTCGGCATGGTGCTTGGCCCGCAGGCGATCGGCATCGGCATGGATGCCTTCGGGCCCTCCGGCTTCGGCTGGTCGCTCGGCCTGTTCTTTGCCGCCTATATCGCCTTGGTCAGCGCCAGGCTGATCCGCAAGATCTGGTAG
- the rpmG gene encoding 50S ribosomal protein L33 yields MAKAANIKIKLLSTADTGFFYVTSKNSRTKTDKLSFRKYDPVAKKHVEFKETKIK; encoded by the coding sequence ATGGCCAAAGCCGCAAACATCAAGATCAAGCTTCTGTCGACCGCCGACACCGGTTTCTTCTACGTGACCAGCAAGAACAGCCGTACCAAGACCGACAAGCTGTCGTTCCGCAAATACGACCCGGTCGCCAAGAAGCATGTCGAGTTCAAGGAAACCAAGATCAAGTAA
- a CDS encoding PleD family two-component system response regulator translates to MTARILVVDDIPANVKLLEVRLLAEYFEVLTASNGPDAIEACENGKVDVVLLDVMMPGMDGFEVCKRLKSDPATAHIPVVMVTALGHVADRVRGLEAGADDFLTKPVNDLQLMTRVKSLVRLKSLTDELRLRASTTRNIGIEALLSRSFASEDATPKVLLIDERKSSVERIQNMLRGSAELDIATDPHAGFFQAAEAPYECVLISTGFTDFDPLRLCSQLRSLDRTRFLPIILIADEGEEGRIIRGLELGINDYLMRPIDQQELTARLRTQVRRKRYNDQLRASVTQTIEMAVTDALTGLHNRRYLDSHLQTLFDRAVARRRPLSVMITDLDRFKTVNDSHGHDGGDDVLREFARRLRKNVRGIDLACRFGGEEFVVVMPDTDGAVAEKVAERIRAEIAQLPFAIGPEGKAIEVTVSVGVSSVLKGADTVAALMKRADVALYEAKSGGRNRVVAKAA, encoded by the coding sequence ATGACCGCGCGGATCCTCGTCGTCGACGACATCCCTGCCAATGTCAAACTTCTCGAGGTTCGGCTGCTGGCCGAATATTTCGAGGTGTTGACGGCCTCCAACGGGCCGGACGCGATCGAGGCCTGCGAAAACGGCAAGGTCGATGTCGTGCTGCTCGACGTGATGATGCCCGGCATGGACGGGTTCGAGGTCTGCAAGCGGCTGAAAAGCGATCCGGCGACCGCGCATATACCGGTGGTCATGGTGACCGCGCTGGGCCATGTTGCCGACCGGGTGCGCGGCCTCGAGGCAGGCGCCGACGACTTTCTCACCAAGCCGGTCAACGATCTGCAACTGATGACGCGGGTGAAGAGCCTGGTCAGGCTGAAGTCGCTGACCGACGAGCTGCGGCTGCGCGCATCGACCACCCGCAACATCGGCATCGAGGCGCTGTTGAGCCGCAGCTTCGCGTCGGAGGACGCCACGCCGAAGGTGCTGTTGATCGACGAGCGCAAATCGTCGGTTGAGCGCATCCAGAACATGCTGCGCGGCAGCGCCGAGCTCGACATTGCCACCGATCCGCATGCCGGCTTCTTCCAGGCCGCCGAGGCGCCCTATGAGTGCGTGCTGATCTCGACCGGTTTTACCGATTTCGATCCGCTGCGGTTGTGTTCGCAATTGCGTTCGCTCGACCGCACCCGCTTCCTGCCGATCATCCTGATTGCCGACGAAGGCGAGGAGGGCCGCATCATCAGAGGCCTCGAACTCGGCATCAACGACTATCTGATGCGGCCGATCGACCAGCAGGAGCTGACGGCGCGGCTGCGCACGCAGGTGCGCCGCAAGCGCTACAATGACCAGCTGCGCGCCAGCGTCACCCAGACCATAGAGATGGCGGTGACCGACGCATTGACCGGGCTGCACAACCGCCGCTACCTCGACAGCCATTTGCAGACGCTGTTCGACCGCGCCGTGGCGCGGCGGCGGCCTCTGTCTGTGATGATCACCGATCTGGACCGCTTCAAGACCGTCAATGACTCGCATGGCCATGATGGCGGCGACGATGTGTTGCGCGAGTTCGCAAGGCGGCTGCGCAAGAACGTCAGGGGCATCGACCTTGCCTGCCGCTTCGGCGGCGAGGAATTCGTCGTTGTGATGCCGGACACGGACGGCGCGGTGGCGGAGAAGGTTGCCGAGCGCATTCGCGCCGAAATCGCCCAGCTGCCCTTTGCCATCGGCCCTGAAGGCAAGGCGATCGAAGTCACGGTCAGCGTCGGCGTGTCATCGGTTCTGAAGGGCGCGGACACGGTCGCGGCGTTGATGAAACGTGCCGACGTGGCGCTCTACGAAGCCAAAAGTGGCGGCCGCAACCGGGTCGTCGCCAAGGCAGCGTAG
- a CDS encoding response regulator codes for MPKKVMIVEDNELNMKLFRDLIEASGYETVRTRNGLEALDLARQHRPDLILMDIQLPEVSGLEVTKWLKEDDDLHSIPVIAVTAFAMKGDEERIRQGGCEAYISKPISVPRFIETIKSYLGDA; via the coding sequence ATGCCTAAGAAGGTCATGATCGTCGAGGACAACGAGCTCAATATGAAGCTCTTTCGCGACCTCATCGAAGCCAGCGGTTATGAAACGGTGCGCACGCGCAACGGGCTCGAGGCGCTCGATCTGGCGCGCCAGCACAGGCCCGACCTGATCCTGATGGACATCCAGCTGCCCGAAGTGTCGGGGCTGGAAGTGACGAAATGGCTGAAGGAGGACGACGACCTCCATTCCATTCCGGTCATCGCCGTCACCGCCTTCGCCATGAAGGGCGACGAGGAACGCATTCGCCAGGGCGGTTGCGAGGCCTACATCTCCAAGCCGATCTCGGTGCCGCGTTTCATCGAGACCATCAAATCCTATCTCGGTGATGCCTGA
- a CDS encoding DUF3572 domain-containing protein: MANAASMREEAETIAVKALGFVAADPELLPRFLAITGIEASAIRRAAAEPGFLAGVLQFILAHEPTLLRFAEETDTPPASVGKALRALPLGGDDHEHSI, translated from the coding sequence ATGGCAAACGCAGCGTCAATGCGCGAGGAAGCGGAAACCATTGCCGTGAAGGCACTGGGCTTCGTCGCCGCCGACCCCGAACTCCTGCCGCGCTTCCTGGCCATCACCGGCATCGAGGCGTCCGCCATCCGCCGCGCCGCGGCCGAACCGGGATTCCTTGCCGGCGTGCTGCAGTTCATCCTCGCCCACGAGCCGACCTTGCTGCGCTTTGCTGAGGAAACCGACACTCCGCCGGCCTCAGTCGGCAAGGCGTTGCGCGCGCTGCCTCTTGGCGGCGACGACCATGAGCATTCGATATGA
- a CDS encoding GNAT family N-acetyltransferase produces MSTTIAPLAPDLWADFEDLFGKQGACYGCWCTHFRMAPAVRRASDKQRNKDHIKARIEAGPPPGLLAFEDGQAVGWMQIGPRADVPEWNNRGRGSAPVDPTDAVDPGVWAISCFFIRASARGRGVSHRLVEGGIAFARQNKARLVEACPIDVSRDSRSIGLFVGSSRVFEKAGFERLVERKAGRPLMRLVL; encoded by the coding sequence ATGAGCACCACCATAGCGCCGCTGGCGCCTGACCTATGGGCGGATTTCGAGGATCTTTTCGGCAAGCAGGGCGCCTGTTACGGCTGCTGGTGCACGCATTTCCGGATGGCGCCGGCGGTCCGACGGGCCAGCGACAAGCAGCGCAACAAGGATCATATCAAGGCGCGTATCGAGGCCGGGCCGCCGCCGGGGCTTTTGGCCTTCGAGGACGGCCAGGCGGTCGGCTGGATGCAGATCGGTCCACGCGCCGACGTGCCCGAATGGAACAATCGGGGCCGGGGCTCGGCGCCGGTCGATCCAACCGACGCCGTAGATCCCGGCGTCTGGGCCATCTCCTGCTTCTTCATCCGCGCCAGCGCGCGCGGCCGGGGCGTCAGCCACCGCCTGGTCGAGGGCGGCATCGCTTTTGCCCGCCAGAACAAGGCGCGGCTGGTCGAGGCGTGTCCGATCGACGTGTCGCGCGATTCGCGTTCGATCGGGCTGTTCGTCGGCTCGTCTCGTGTGTTTGAAAAGGCCGGCTTCGAGCGGCTTGTCGAACGCAAGGCCGGACGGCCGCTGATGCGGCTGGTGTTGTAG